The genomic window ATCTGATTGAGAAATTAGGGGaactgtgctgtgccctgaggtgctgtcagcagagcagtcaggctctgctcctccccagcactgtgccagGACCACAGCCCTAATCTAGCCCTTGGATCTGCTCTCCAAGACCAAGTAACAGGATGCTGGGCTGAGACTGGGATCTCCTGCTCATTTGGTGTTTGCTACTCAGAGCTCTCCATTTGACTCCTTTCTGGCTCCACCTTGGCTCTGAGCCATGTTTTTCTCTGTGGACTTTTCCTCAGGCTGGTCCCGTGGtgtttctcagttttctgtGCAGATATGGCCCTTGGCAGCCGGCTTGCCTTCAGCAAAGTTTTGTACAAGTCTCTTTGCAAAGTAAACCTGACCATCCTCTCTGGAGCCATTCCACAGCTCATGCTGTTTCACTGCTGCCaagtgggagctgcagcagcacccccaCGTCTCCACCTGCCCAAGTCCCAAccatggggcaggatggggcaggtCTGGCATGGGCCCCGCTATGTGAGGGCAGTTGGGGACCTCTGGCAGAGCCACTTTGGATTCATGTCTGTTTACACAGCCCGTGGTCTGCGcctcctcccagcacagacGGGCTCATGGAGCATCATCCCGGGCTGCAGAGGGGAGGCAGCTGCCACACCGAgagccctggggctgcatcACCCTCCggcctgcccagagcccaccctCAGGGCTGCCAGCCCGGGTCAGGTGCAGGGGGAGGTTTGCTGAGCCCACGTGGcgtgcagctgcagccctggcacgctgctcctgctcttggtGCTGCCAGAAGGGGTTGCAGATGACAATCTGGCTGTGGTGCATGTGCTGTGAACAATTCGTGGGCCTGAGAGCCTTCCTGGATGAGAAAAACTGGTGCGTGAGCCTTTCATTGTCTTCAAAGCCCGCGGCCAGCGGGCCGTGTCCCATCGAGcaagcctggctccatcccgGCCGTGATTCACCCCAGGTTGCTTTGGCTGCGGTTTGCAGAGCGGATGTTGTCCCCGACCCCTGGCATTTCTCAGCGCTGATGGAGCGTGTTCCCCAGCCCTGCCGGGACGGACGGGCCGCTCCACGCGGGACTGGCAGCGGCTCTCCCCATCCCCGGAGCCTCCCTGGCAGCGCCGCGCAGGATTCCTGGCCGGGGTGGGGAGAGGCAGAAGTTGCTGCGGGAGGGAGGCTCCAAAAGGACGGGAGGGGGTTGCTGTCGCGGGCCGGGACAcgctccatccccttcccaccctTTTAGCTGGAACATGCCGCTCCCACCCCACCTCCGGGACCCCGCGGCGCTGACACGGCACTGAACCGTGGGAGGAGGAGGCCGGCCCAGCTCGGCATGCGGCCAAACCCGCCTCGGAGGAGCGCTCGGCACGATCTGCCACCGAGCCCCGCGCCGGGGAGAGCCCCGGCAGGGTGAACTCCTGCTGACTCCCCACATCAGCTGGAGAGACGGGGCAGGACGCGTCCCGCTCTGCCGGAGCCTGCGGCGCGGAGCATCCTCCCAGCCCTGCGGCACCTGCGGCACCTGCGGCAGCCCTGCATCCCCCCGGCTTGCACCAGGCACGGCTCGGGGCTGTTCTCTGGGATGTGTGCAGGGTGTGCAGCAGAGCCAAGGGCAAGGTACCGACATGGGAATATCCCGGAGGATGCTGCAGATGCGCTGCAACACCTCCCTCTTCCCAAAAATTCCCATCTTGCAAAACTCTGAACGGGTGGTCTGACCTTAATTTGTCTGAGATAAGTAAGATCCTGCTTGCTGCCTCCCTGGAGACATGAAAAGATCCGAGATGAAAGGGAGCCTGATGGAAGTGCTGGGAGCTGAACAGGTCTTTGCAAGCCATTTCCCTGTGCCGGGAGGGTTTGACGGCCacggggcagagctgccagctgagccctgtgctcccaggcagcctctgccctgccccGAGAGCTGCTGGAACACTGAGCAACTCCACAGaattagctttatttttaaaagatgttcaTTTTTAGCTGCAATACCTATGGAAAAAATGTGGTTTCTGTTCTGCATTCCTGTCCCTCCACCGCAGTGTTGGAGCCTGTTCCCAAATTCCCAGAGAATCTGAACCAGGTCTGGCAGGGCCTGAGGAGCTGATGAACTGTGTGGAGCAGCTAATGGACCCAGGAGAACTTCCTTCATCACCCATGACAATGGGCACACTGGGAGTGGCTCTCAGTCTCTTCTGGCACTCAGGGTGTGCTGCCTGTCCCCCTCATTCCTGcagccagcagctctggagctgtgcaCTGTGTTGGTGGCACTCCTGTCCCCAAGTGCTGTGTGTCCTCATGGGGTGGTGATCTCTGATGTGCTTCAGCCTGTCCAAACAGGTGTGCTCCAGGAGGTCTTGGCTCCAGGCATATTTACCCTCCTGGCACAAAGGTCTGTGGGAACCAGCCCACCCAAGTGAGGCTGAGAATGACACCAGTGAGGCTTCCAGGACGCAGCTGTGGCAAGGGACATCCCAATTTCCAGAGCATTCCCTGGGCTGATGGAAGGCAGAGGGGCCTCCAGCCACCCCAGATTGTGGTTCTCTTTCTCCCCTGAATGTTCTTGCTCTTGGAGGGGCTGCGTGTGGTGGAGTTACAAGGCTCTGCCTGCGCCGGGATGGGCCGGAGGGCTCAGTGTGGATGGTGCTGAGCgctgccccagtgcaggagctgctctgtgctggggggtCTCCCTGTCCCACGGgatcctgtgccctgggcaggcgGGAAGGGGCCTTATCTCGTGCCCGCAGGCTGGGCACGAAGGTGGTGGAGGAAGGGGCTGGGCGGGAGCGCCGAGTGAGGCCGGCGAGGCCCCTTCCATCCGCTCGGGGCGCAGAGGGGCCGCCTGCCAAAGCAAACTCTGCCCTGCCAGTGGCCATTGTCAGGAACACAGAGACTGTTTGTGCGGCTTCATCCTGTGCTGGtgccctgggggcacagcaggcCCCCCGGGCACGAAGCTACAGCCCTGGGAATGCGGGAGACCCCCGTGACGGGGcagtgctcagctcctgcagcacgTTGTTGATGCCAGAGTTGGGGTCTGGGTTCAGCGAGGTGGCTGCATCAAAGTTCTTGTCTACTGAGCTGGACCTGGCTTGCCTCTGTCCATGGCAGTGTCTCTCTGAGGATCTGGTGATGGGTGGCTGGATGGTgatgcctctctctctctttctccctgcAGTGAATCCCTGTTGCTATTTCCCCTGCCAGCACCAAGGGGTGTGTGTGAGGGTCGGTCTGGAAGGATATGAGTGTGACTGCACAAGGACAGGATACTATGGAGCCAACTGCACCTCCCGTAAGTCCCTCTGACCCGGATCTGGCACCCCTGGATCCCACCCAGGGCAGCCCACTGTGCCCACAGCACGTGCTCTCACTGACAGCAACAGTGTGGGTGGGCCAGGGCCACTGGTGGGCTTCGTTAGCAGGGTGAGTGATTTGCCTGGTCTGTCTCCCCCAGCTGAGTTCTGGACGCGCCTCCACAACCTGCTGAAGCCCACTCCTGCCTTCTACCACTTCATCCTGACCCACTTCAAGTGGTTTTGGGACATTATCAATAGCACCTTCATCAGGGACACACTCATGAGGCTCGTGCTGACAGGTGAGAGGTTGGAGGGGGTCCTGGGGTTCATCAGGACTCGAGGAGACCCCCAGCACAAGCAGAGGTGTGGGTGGGGGTTAGCATGGCTGCAAGGAtgctgagcagctcctgtgggcaCAATGGGCATCAGGCTGGGGTCACCTCAGAGGAGAACCAGGAGGTTGTCACTCCATCACACTGTCAGGCTGTCCCCCAGCCCGGGGGTCTGCCTGGGCAGGCAGTGGTGGGGCTCAGGgggtccccagccctgtgctgggctgccaGCCAGCTGGGAAACACGAGCAGCTCTTGGCACACCGCACTCCCCGGGCCCAGGGACTCTCGTGCAGCTGCATGGAAAGCAGCCTGTGGAAATATGGCCTCTGTTACTCATGTCCCCACATTCATCACTTTGCATAAATATTTAGGTTCCAGCTCTTGGAGCCGTAGGGACACGCTCGCAGTGCTCCGGCTGTTGGTTTCACCATTTCTATGGGTTTGTCATCTCATTCATCATCCGTAAATGCACTCACAGCATTAGTGGGAGCCCTCCTTTTCCTCAGGGAATTGCAGCCGTTAAAAGGCTCGGAGCAGATCCCAGGACGCCCACACGCTCTGCTGCTGGTACCTTCCTGATTTCCGGGATGTCAGGGAAGGGGGTCTGGCAGCACGGAGTGGGTGGGCAGGGGCCAGGGGCAGAgcctgtgggtgctgccccaTGCCCACAGTGCTGATCGCCCTCTCTCCTTTCAGTTCGTGCCAATCTCATCCCCAGCCCCCCCACTTTCAACTCTGACTATGGCTACATCAGCTGGGAGGCCTATGCCAACGTCAGCTATTACACCCGCGTCCTCCCGCCCGTGCCGGACGACTGCCCGACACCCATGGGGACCAAAGGTATGTGCTGGCCTGGGGACTGGCACCCTGAGGGTTTCCACCCCACCATGGATGAGTTTTCACTTCCATGGGCACATCTGCAGTGCCACGTGctccccctgtcctgcccaggcTGGCCCCGCAGCAGGAGGAGCTCGATGGCATCTGAAACgctgctgggacagctcagGGCATGTCACTGCCTGTGTGAGAGGGCTGTGAGGTGTCTCTGCAGATGAGCCAGGGCCTGATGCTGCAGCAGACACCACCAGCAGTCCCACAGACGGCCCTGGTACCcagccaggctgccctgggcatcTGCCCTCACCCTCCACCCTTcacagggaggcagcagctccccgACCCCCAGCTCCTGGCAGAGAGGTTCCTGCTGCGGCAGAAGTTTGAACCCGATCCCCGAGGCACCAACATGATGTTTGCCTTCTTTGCCCAGCATTTCACTCACCAGTTCTTCAAGACGTCCGGGAAGATGGGCCGGGGCTTCACCAAGGCCCTGGGGCACGGGGTGAGAGCACGGGggtgtgggagggaggagggtggTGGGGCACACCTGCCTCTGGGAGCGGCACTGATGCCGTGCTGCCTCCACAGGTGGACCTGGGACACTTGTACGGGGACAACCTGCAGCGGCAGCACCAGCTGCGGCTCTTCAGGGACGGAAAGCTGAAATTCCAGGTACCACCCAGCACGACTGAAACGTGTCTCAGCCCTGTGACCCAGGGCTGTTTGAAGCCCTTTTCCCTCTGGCAGCTCTTGGGAGACCCCAGCCCTGAAGCCTCAtgtggctgctggctgggaaagCTCTGGGGTGCAGCTGCTCTGATGGCAGCAGGTTGGAGCTGTCTGCAGGTtctgcagctggggctgtgtgagggaGCTGTTTCCATCCCACTCACTTGTTGCAGGAGAGCAAACACGCTGCCTGCCCTTATGGAGGCAGCTCCTGGCTGGGCAGGCTCTCACCAGGGtgtttttctcccctctgcccTTTGTGCCACCTCGTTCTTGCCTCCCCAGGTGTTGGATGGCGAGGTGTACCCCCCCACGGTCACCGAGGCTGCGGTTCACATGGTGTACCCACCTGGCAcgccccaggagcagcagctggccaCGGGGCAGGAGGTGTTTGGGCTGCTGCCGGGGCTGTGCGTGTACAGCACGCTCTGGCTGCGCGAGCACAACCGTGTGTGTGACGTGCTGCGGCGGGAACACCCCACCTGGGGCGACGAGCAGCTCTTCCAGACAGCGCGGCTCATCCTCATCGGTGAGCAACGGCACCGCCACGGGCACCGAGCCCCAAGGCCCTCAGGGTGCTGGCCAGGCTGCCTCTGAGGCTCAGGGAGTTCCTCTGGCATCCCTGTGGGGGCTGGTGGCTTTGGTCCATATAGCAAAAGTTGGGTTTGGTTCATCAGAAATACTGATGTTGAAAAATTTTGTCCTAAGTTTGAATTTGCTCTTCATGTCTCATGAAAAGTCGTTTCTGATCAAAATCCGTAAAGAGCCATGTCACCACAGTACCTTTAAGACATGTATCAGCTCCCTCAGGAGTCCTTCAGTTTTGTTAGACTGACctttgcatttgaaaaacaattcaTTGAAAAAATTCCCAACAAGCCCATAGTCAGAAGGGTCCCAGGACATGGATGGGTGCTGCACGTGCTGCTGTAGCTCATGGGTGACATCTC from Pithys albifrons albifrons isolate INPA30051 chromosome 20, PitAlb_v1, whole genome shotgun sequence includes these protein-coding regions:
- the PTGS1 gene encoding prostaglandin G/H synthase 1 isoform X2, which encodes MEMQRDVGTRARTRGCRGCVYQELVNPCCYFPCQHQGVCVRVGLEGYECDCTRTGYYGANCTSPEFWTRLHNLLKPTPAFYHFILTHFKWFWDIINSTFIRDTLMRLVLTVRANLIPSPPTFNSDYGYISWEAYANVSYYTRVLPPVPDDCPTPMGTKGRQQLPDPQLLAERFLLRQKFEPDPRGTNMMFAFFAQHFTHQFFKTSGKMGRGFTKALGHGVDLGHLYGDNLQRQHQLRLFRDGKLKFQVLDGEVYPPTVTEAAVHMVYPPGTPQEQQLATGQEVFGLLPGLCVYSTLWLREHNRVCDVLRREHPTWGDEQLFQTARLILIGETIKIVIEDYVQHLSGYYLSLKFDPELLFGTQFQYRNRIAVEFNQLYHWHGLMPDSFIIQGQEYSYQQFLYNTSMLTDYGVEALVESFSKQVAGRIGGGQTINANVLHVAIGVIKESRQLRLQPFNEYRKRFGMKPYRSFQELTGEEEKAAELEELYGDIDALEFYPGLLLEKPQPNGIFGESMVEIGAPFSLKGLLGNPICSPEYWKPSTFGGATGFEIVKTASLKKLVCLNVKRCPYVAFHVPDAVEHGSPRRGGSSTEL
- the PTGS1 gene encoding prostaglandin G/H synthase 1 isoform X1, producing the protein MGGGCRAGAPPAAGLRLLLAHAVLFCAAGSAAGIGSVNPCCYFPCQHQGVCVRVGLEGYECDCTRTGYYGANCTSPEFWTRLHNLLKPTPAFYHFILTHFKWFWDIINSTFIRDTLMRLVLTVRANLIPSPPTFNSDYGYISWEAYANVSYYTRVLPPVPDDCPTPMGTKGRQQLPDPQLLAERFLLRQKFEPDPRGTNMMFAFFAQHFTHQFFKTSGKMGRGFTKALGHGVDLGHLYGDNLQRQHQLRLFRDGKLKFQVLDGEVYPPTVTEAAVHMVYPPGTPQEQQLATGQEVFGLLPGLCVYSTLWLREHNRVCDVLRREHPTWGDEQLFQTARLILIGETIKIVIEDYVQHLSGYYLSLKFDPELLFGTQFQYRNRIAVEFNQLYHWHGLMPDSFIIQGQEYSYQQFLYNTSMLTDYGVEALVESFSKQVAGRIGGGQTINANVLHVAIGVIKESRQLRLQPFNEYRKRFGMKPYRSFQELTGEEEKAAELEELYGDIDALEFYPGLLLEKPQPNGIFGESMVEIGAPFSLKGLLGNPICSPEYWKPSTFGGATGFEIVKTASLKKLVCLNVKRCPYVAFHVPDAVEHGSPRRGGSSTEL